From a region of the Theobroma cacao cultivar B97-61/B2 chromosome 8, Criollo_cocoa_genome_V2, whole genome shotgun sequence genome:
- the LOC18591727 gene encoding epidermal growth factor receptor substrate 15 isoform X1 — protein MAGPNQDQFEVYFRRADLDGDGRISGAEAVAFFQGSGLPKPVLAQIWMHADQSHSGFLSKQEFYNALKLVTVAQRRELTPDIVKAALYGPAAAKIPAPQINFPATSAPQIGAAVQTASPNPGFRGPGVPNASMSPQYFPSQQNPSMRPTMPAGTAPRPPQGIAAPEFSRGGSIVGQTQGMLAGSTARPLQSVPTGATGPSFTNQNISSDWLAGRTVGASTGPQGVTPSTPSAASKPQTAFSMSSLSAANDSKALAVSGNGFASDSAFGGDAFSATSSAPKQELSAQTFSSSSAPASSVITPASSGAQPIVKSNSLDSLQSAFSMQSAGSQRAHSSLIPGQQVSSPSSSSITSSGISVGTVNAASNSSQVPWPKMKPSDVQKYTKVFMEVDTDRDGKITGEQARNLFLSWRLPREVLKQVWDLSDQDSDSMLSLREFCFALYLMERYREGRPLPSALPSNVMFDETLLSMTGQPNVSYGNAAWGPNPGFGQQPGMGAQPMTPSTGFRPPIPPNASADTTAMSNQQKSRAPVLDDSFATQLDNGEQNSVNGAAQGATADGIKVDGTEKVILDSKEKLEFYREKMQELVLYKSRCDNRLNEIMERAIADKREAEILAKKYEEKYKQVSEIAAKLTIEDAKFREIQERRRELQQAIVNMEQGGSADGILQVRADRIQSDLEELMKALTERCKKHGYDVKSTAVIELPMGWQPGIPEGAAVWDEEWDKFEDEGFGNELTVDVKNLSVSQRGKASPDGSLTPDSSSYVDEKAANLFSAGERALESESAYTHSEDESARSPHGSAAGRNSLESPSQQFSDDHFGKSTEADAETHRSFDESAWGTFDNDDTDSVWGFNPVNTKDLDSDKHRDFFGSSDFGVNPTRTESPSAGSFYDKKSPFTFEDSVPSTPLSRFGNSPPRFSEASRDQFDSLSRLDSFGMHESGFSQQPDRLTRFDSINSSGDFGSGFSHQPEALTRFDSTNSSKDFGHGFSFDDTDPFGSSGPFKVSSDHQSPKKGSDSWSAF, from the exons ATGGCGGGGCCAAATCAGGATCAATTCGAAGTGTACTTTAGGAGAGCAGATTTGGATGGAGATGGCAGGATTAGTGGAGCTGAGGCTGTTGCTTTCTTTCAAGGATCCGGTTTGCCCAAACCAGTCCTCGCCCAg ATATGGATGCATGCTGATCAGAGCCATAGTGGTTTCCTCAGTAAGCAAGAATTTTATAACGCTCTCAAGCTCGTGACTGTAGCACAAAGGCGTGAATTGACACCAGACATTGTAAAGGCAGCATTATATGGTCCggctgcagcaaaaattccAGCACCacaaattaattttcctgcCACATCTGCTCCACAGATTGGTGCAGCTGTTCAAACAGCCTCTCCAAATCCTGGGTTCAGAGGACCAGGAGTTCCAAATGCAAGTATGAGCCCGCAGTATTTTCCTTCTCAACAAAATCCATCAATGAGACCCACCATGCCTGCTGGTACTGCCCCCCGTCCTCCTCAAGGTATTGCAGCTCCAGAGTTCTCTAGGGGAGGTAGTATAGTTGGTCAAACTCAAGGCATGCTGGCTGGTTCTACTGCCCGTCCACTTCAATCCGTGCCCACTGGTGCTACTGGTCCCAGTTTCACAAATCAAAACATCTCAAGCGATTGGCTTGCTGGAAGGACAGTTGGAGCTTCAACTGGGCCACAAGGGGTGACCCCGTCAACACCTTCGGCTGCATCAAAGCCGCAAACTGCGTTTTCAATGTCTTCCCTGTCTGCAGCTAATGATTCTAAAGCATTGGCTGTTTCTGGAAATGGGTTTGCTTCTGACTCAGCATTTGGAGGTGATGCATTTTCTGCAACCTCATCTGCGCCAAAACAAGAATTATCTGCACAAACTTTTTCTTCTAGCAGTGCACCTGCCTCATCAGTGATTACACCAGCTTCAAGTGGGGCCCAACCCATTGTTAAGTCCAACTCACTTGACTCATTGCAAAGTGCTTTTTCTATGCAGTCTGCAGGCAGTCAAAGGGCACACTCATCTTTGATCCCAGGTCAACAGGTTTCATCCCCAAGTTCCTCCTCTATTACGTCATCTGGGATTTCTGTGGGAACTGTGAATGCTGCTTCAAACAGTTCCCAGGTTCCATGGCCAAAAATGAAACCATCTGATGTTCAGAAATATACAAAAGTGTTCATGGAAGTGGACACTGACAGAGATGGAAAAATAACTGGTGAGCAGGCAAGGAATCTATTTTTGAGTTGGAGGCTACCTAGAG AGGTGTTAAAGCAGGTTTGGGACTTATCTGATCAGGATAGTGATAGTATGCTTTCTTTGAGAGAGTTCTGCTTTGCTCTCTATTTGATGGAGCGGTACAGGGAAGGTCGTCCTCTTCCATCTGCACTCCCTAGCAATGTTATGTTTGATGAGACACTTTTGTCCATGACAGGCCAACCCAATGTTTCATATGGAAATGCAGCTTGGGGTCCCAATCCTG GTTTTGGACAGCAGCCAGGGATGGGTGCCCAGCCAATGACTCCTTCAACTGGTTTCAGACCTCCAATTCCCCCCAATGCCTCAGCTGATACTACTGCAATGTCCAATCAACAAAAGTCAAGAGCACCTGTTTTGGATGATTCCTTTGCAACCCAACTTGATAATGGCGAGCAGAATTCAGTGAATGGAGCAGCCCAAGGTGCAACGGCTGATGGAATAAAG GTTGATGGAACAGAAAAGGTGATTTTGGATTCCAAGGAGAAGCTTGAGTTCTACCGCGAAAAAATGCAGGAACTT GTCCTGTATAAAAGTAGGTGTGATAATAGACTAAATGAAATCATGGAAAGGGCAATTGCTGATAAGCGTGAG GCTGAAATATTGGCAAAGAAATATGAGGAGAAATACAAACAAGTTTCAGAAATAGCTGCCAAATTAACAATTGAGGATGCAAAATTTCGTGAGATTCAG GAGAGGAGGAGGGAGTTGCAGCAGGCTATTGTTAACATGGAACAAGGGGGCAGTGCAGATGGTATCCTTCAG GTCCGTGCTGACCGCATACAATCAGATCTTGAGGAGCTAATGAAAGCCCTGACTGAACGATGCAAGAAACATGGATATGATGTTAAATCAACTGCAGTAATTGAGCTTCCCATGG GTTGGCAACCTGGAATTCCAGAGGGAGCTGCTGTCTGGGATGAAGAGTGGGATAAGTTTGAAGATGAAG GATTTGGCAATGAGCTCACTGTTGATGTGAAAAATCTGTCTGTCTCTCAGAGAGGAAAAGCATCTCCAGATGGTAGTTTGACCCCTGATTCCTCTTCCTATGTGGATGAAAAAGCTGCGAATCTCTTCAGTGCTGGTGAACGTGCCCTTGAGAGTGAGTCTGCATACACACACAGTGAAGATGAGTCAGCCAGAAGTCCTCATGGCAGTGCTGCTGGAAGAAACTCTCTGGAAAGTCCATCCCAACAATTTTCTGATGACCATTTTGGAAAGAGTACTGAAGCAGATGCAGAAACACATCG AAGTTTTGATGAATCAGCCTGGGGAACCTTTGATAATGATGATACAGACTCTGTGTGGGGGTTTAATCCTGTTAATACCAAG GATTTGGACTCTGATAAGCACAGAGATTTTTTTGGATCAAGTGATTTTGGTGTAAACCCAACAAGAACAGAATCCCCTAGTGCAGGAAGCTTTTATGATAAGAAGAGTCCATTTACATTCGAAGACTCTGTTCCCAGCACTCCTCTCTCAAGGTTTGGAAACTCTCCACCAAGGTTTAGTGAGGCATCAAGGGAtcagtttgacagtttatcCAGGCTTGATTCTTTTGGCATGCATGAAAGTGGATTTTCACAGCAACCTGATAGGCTCACAAGGTTTGACTCCATAAATAGTAGCGGAGACTTTGGCAGTGGATTTTCACATCAACCTGAGGCGCTCACTAGGTTTGACTCCACAAATAGTAGCAAAGACTTTGGCCATGGATTCTCTTTTGATGACACCGATCCTTTTGGCTCCAGTGGTCCATTTAAAGTTTCATCAGACCATCAGAGTCCAAAAAAGGGTTCGGACAGTTGGAGTGCTTTCTAG
- the LOC18591727 gene encoding epidermal growth factor receptor substrate 15 isoform X2, whose translation MAGPNQDQFEVYFRRADLDGDGRISGAEAVAFFQGSGLPKPVLAQIWMHADQSHSGFLSKQEFYNALKLVTVAQRRELTPDIVKAALYGPAAAKIPAPQINFPATSAPQIGAAVQTASPNPGFRGPGVPNASMSPQYFPSQQNPSMRPTMPAGTAPRPPQGIAAPEFSRGGSIVGQTQGMLAGSTARPLQSVPTGATGPSFTNQNISSDWLAGRTVGASTGPQGVTPSTPSAASKPQTAFSMSSLSAANDSKALAVSGNGFASDSAFGGDAFSATSSAPKQELSAQTFSSSSAPASSVITPASSGAQPIVKSNSLDSLQSAFSMQSAGSQRAHSSLIPGQQVSSPSSSSITSSGISVGTVNAASNSSQVPWPKMKPSDVQKYTKVFMEVDTDRDGKITGEQARNLFLSWRLPREVLKQVWDLSDQDSDSMLSLREFCFALYLMERYREGRPLPSALPSNVMFDETLLSMTGQPNVSYGNAAWGPNPGFGQQPGMGAQPMTPSTGFRPPIPPNASADTTAMSNQQKSRAPVLDDSFATQLDNGEQNSVNGAAQGATADGIKVDGTEKVILDSKEKLEFYREKMQELVLYKSRCDNRLNEIMERAIADKREAEILAKKYEEKYKQVSEIAAKLTIEDAKFREIQERRRELQQAIVNMEQGGSADGILQVRADRIQSDLEELMKALTERCKKHGYDVKSTAVIELPMGWQPGIPEGAAVWDEEWDKFEDEGFGNELTVDVKNLSVSQRGKASPDGSLTPDSSSYVDEKAANLFSAGERALESESAYTHSEDESARSPHGSAAGRNSLESPSQQFSDDHFGKSTEADAETHRFDESAWGTFDNDDTDSVWGFNPVNTKDLDSDKHRDFFGSSDFGVNPTRTESPSAGSFYDKKSPFTFEDSVPSTPLSRFGNSPPRFSEASRDQFDSLSRLDSFGMHESGFSQQPDRLTRFDSINSSGDFGSGFSHQPEALTRFDSTNSSKDFGHGFSFDDTDPFGSSGPFKVSSDHQSPKKGSDSWSAF comes from the exons ATGGCGGGGCCAAATCAGGATCAATTCGAAGTGTACTTTAGGAGAGCAGATTTGGATGGAGATGGCAGGATTAGTGGAGCTGAGGCTGTTGCTTTCTTTCAAGGATCCGGTTTGCCCAAACCAGTCCTCGCCCAg ATATGGATGCATGCTGATCAGAGCCATAGTGGTTTCCTCAGTAAGCAAGAATTTTATAACGCTCTCAAGCTCGTGACTGTAGCACAAAGGCGTGAATTGACACCAGACATTGTAAAGGCAGCATTATATGGTCCggctgcagcaaaaattccAGCACCacaaattaattttcctgcCACATCTGCTCCACAGATTGGTGCAGCTGTTCAAACAGCCTCTCCAAATCCTGGGTTCAGAGGACCAGGAGTTCCAAATGCAAGTATGAGCCCGCAGTATTTTCCTTCTCAACAAAATCCATCAATGAGACCCACCATGCCTGCTGGTACTGCCCCCCGTCCTCCTCAAGGTATTGCAGCTCCAGAGTTCTCTAGGGGAGGTAGTATAGTTGGTCAAACTCAAGGCATGCTGGCTGGTTCTACTGCCCGTCCACTTCAATCCGTGCCCACTGGTGCTACTGGTCCCAGTTTCACAAATCAAAACATCTCAAGCGATTGGCTTGCTGGAAGGACAGTTGGAGCTTCAACTGGGCCACAAGGGGTGACCCCGTCAACACCTTCGGCTGCATCAAAGCCGCAAACTGCGTTTTCAATGTCTTCCCTGTCTGCAGCTAATGATTCTAAAGCATTGGCTGTTTCTGGAAATGGGTTTGCTTCTGACTCAGCATTTGGAGGTGATGCATTTTCTGCAACCTCATCTGCGCCAAAACAAGAATTATCTGCACAAACTTTTTCTTCTAGCAGTGCACCTGCCTCATCAGTGATTACACCAGCTTCAAGTGGGGCCCAACCCATTGTTAAGTCCAACTCACTTGACTCATTGCAAAGTGCTTTTTCTATGCAGTCTGCAGGCAGTCAAAGGGCACACTCATCTTTGATCCCAGGTCAACAGGTTTCATCCCCAAGTTCCTCCTCTATTACGTCATCTGGGATTTCTGTGGGAACTGTGAATGCTGCTTCAAACAGTTCCCAGGTTCCATGGCCAAAAATGAAACCATCTGATGTTCAGAAATATACAAAAGTGTTCATGGAAGTGGACACTGACAGAGATGGAAAAATAACTGGTGAGCAGGCAAGGAATCTATTTTTGAGTTGGAGGCTACCTAGAG AGGTGTTAAAGCAGGTTTGGGACTTATCTGATCAGGATAGTGATAGTATGCTTTCTTTGAGAGAGTTCTGCTTTGCTCTCTATTTGATGGAGCGGTACAGGGAAGGTCGTCCTCTTCCATCTGCACTCCCTAGCAATGTTATGTTTGATGAGACACTTTTGTCCATGACAGGCCAACCCAATGTTTCATATGGAAATGCAGCTTGGGGTCCCAATCCTG GTTTTGGACAGCAGCCAGGGATGGGTGCCCAGCCAATGACTCCTTCAACTGGTTTCAGACCTCCAATTCCCCCCAATGCCTCAGCTGATACTACTGCAATGTCCAATCAACAAAAGTCAAGAGCACCTGTTTTGGATGATTCCTTTGCAACCCAACTTGATAATGGCGAGCAGAATTCAGTGAATGGAGCAGCCCAAGGTGCAACGGCTGATGGAATAAAG GTTGATGGAACAGAAAAGGTGATTTTGGATTCCAAGGAGAAGCTTGAGTTCTACCGCGAAAAAATGCAGGAACTT GTCCTGTATAAAAGTAGGTGTGATAATAGACTAAATGAAATCATGGAAAGGGCAATTGCTGATAAGCGTGAG GCTGAAATATTGGCAAAGAAATATGAGGAGAAATACAAACAAGTTTCAGAAATAGCTGCCAAATTAACAATTGAGGATGCAAAATTTCGTGAGATTCAG GAGAGGAGGAGGGAGTTGCAGCAGGCTATTGTTAACATGGAACAAGGGGGCAGTGCAGATGGTATCCTTCAG GTCCGTGCTGACCGCATACAATCAGATCTTGAGGAGCTAATGAAAGCCCTGACTGAACGATGCAAGAAACATGGATATGATGTTAAATCAACTGCAGTAATTGAGCTTCCCATGG GTTGGCAACCTGGAATTCCAGAGGGAGCTGCTGTCTGGGATGAAGAGTGGGATAAGTTTGAAGATGAAG GATTTGGCAATGAGCTCACTGTTGATGTGAAAAATCTGTCTGTCTCTCAGAGAGGAAAAGCATCTCCAGATGGTAGTTTGACCCCTGATTCCTCTTCCTATGTGGATGAAAAAGCTGCGAATCTCTTCAGTGCTGGTGAACGTGCCCTTGAGAGTGAGTCTGCATACACACACAGTGAAGATGAGTCAGCCAGAAGTCCTCATGGCAGTGCTGCTGGAAGAAACTCTCTGGAAAGTCCATCCCAACAATTTTCTGATGACCATTTTGGAAAGAGTACTGAAGCAGATGCAGAAACACATCG TTTTGATGAATCAGCCTGGGGAACCTTTGATAATGATGATACAGACTCTGTGTGGGGGTTTAATCCTGTTAATACCAAG GATTTGGACTCTGATAAGCACAGAGATTTTTTTGGATCAAGTGATTTTGGTGTAAACCCAACAAGAACAGAATCCCCTAGTGCAGGAAGCTTTTATGATAAGAAGAGTCCATTTACATTCGAAGACTCTGTTCCCAGCACTCCTCTCTCAAGGTTTGGAAACTCTCCACCAAGGTTTAGTGAGGCATCAAGGGAtcagtttgacagtttatcCAGGCTTGATTCTTTTGGCATGCATGAAAGTGGATTTTCACAGCAACCTGATAGGCTCACAAGGTTTGACTCCATAAATAGTAGCGGAGACTTTGGCAGTGGATTTTCACATCAACCTGAGGCGCTCACTAGGTTTGACTCCACAAATAGTAGCAAAGACTTTGGCCATGGATTCTCTTTTGATGACACCGATCCTTTTGGCTCCAGTGGTCCATTTAAAGTTTCATCAGACCATCAGAGTCCAAAAAAGGGTTCGGACAGTTGGAGTGCTTTCTAG